Genomic segment of Pseudomonas sp. CCI4.2:
GACCCATGACCAGGAAGAAGCCATGGAAGTGGCAGACCGCATCGTCGTGATGAACAAAGGCGTGATCGAGCAGATTGGCTCGCCGGGCGACGTGTATGAAAACCCGGCCAGCGATTTCGTGTATCACTTCCTCGGCGATTCCAACCGGTTACACCTTGGCGAAGACAATCACGTATTGTTCCGTCCCCACGAAGTGTCGCTGTCGCGCCACGAGCTGGAAGACCACCACGCGGCTGAAGTGCGTGACATCCGGCCATTGGGCGCGACCACCCGTGTGACGTTGAAGGTCGAAGGCCAGAGCGAGTTGATCGAAGCCGAAGTGGTCAAAGACCATGACAGCCTCACCGGCCTGGCGCGCGGCGAAACATTGTTTTTCAAACCCAAGGTCTGGCAGAAGCTGACCGACAGCTAATCGATCTTGAGTGGTTAGCCGTAATTAGAAAATCAGGGAGATGGCATGACTGGAGCGTTATGGCGAGGCCGACTGCTGACCAATTATTGGTTCAGTAATTTACCCGCAGCTTTACAAGATGGCGTGCTCGACGCGGCAAAACTGCGTCGCCTTACGCCTGGCAAGATGTTGTTCCGCCGCGGTGATCCTCCGTGCGGTCTGTATGCAGTGGTTGAAGGGGCGGTTCGGGTCGGCAACGACCAAGAGCACATTAAACTGACCGTACCCTCTTCGACCGATCTGCCTTTCTGGTTTGGCGAAGTGTCGTTGTTTGACGGACTGCCTCGTACCCAAGATGTCTTTTCCCATGCTCACAGCATCGTGTTGCATATACCGCAAACGGATCTGGAGCGGATATTGGGAAATAACCCCGCGTATCGGCGTCAGTTTGCCTCGCTGTTAGAAGAGAAACTCCGTGTGACTGGCGCGCAATTGGAGCAGCACGGCCAATTGACCACCGTTGCCCGCGTGGCTTTTTTTCTGCTGCTGATCAGTCAGGGCTATGGCCCGATCAATGGGTCGCCCTGGTTCATGCGGCTGCCATCGACTCAGTTGGCGCGCTGGCTCACCCTCTCAAAGCCGACGCTGGTGAGTGTCTTGAACGATTTGCAGCAACGGGGAGTCGTGAAACTAAGCCCTGACGAAATCGAAATTATGGATTTTAATAAACTGCGTGCGGCAGCTAGTTAATCGGCTTAGCCTAACGGCACGATGAATGAGGTGCGCCATGCGTTTGCTGTTAGTTGAAAACGATGCCAATACGGCCAATCATCTGGCCAAGGGGCTTGGCGAATCCGGCTTTGTGGTGGATGTCGCGCTTAACGGCCTGTCAGGTCGCCACTTTGTCGAAGAGCAAACGTACGATCTGGTGATCCTCGATGTCATGTTGCCGGGCCTTAATGGCTGGCAACTGCTGCAACTGATCCGTCAGCGAGGCACCACACCGGTATTGTTTCTGACCGCTCGCGACGCCATCGAAGACCGGCTGCGTGGGTTGGAACTGGGCGCCGATGACTACCTGCTCAAGCCCTTCACCTTTGAAGAGCTATTGGTGCGGGTGCGTACGTTGTTGCGACGCGGCCCGACCGGCACTGCCGACAGCTACGCCATCGCCGACTTGGAGATCGACGTGCAACGCCAGCGGGTCAGTCGTGGCGGGCAACGGATTTCCCTA
This window contains:
- a CDS encoding Crp/Fnr family transcriptional regulator — its product is MTGALWRGRLLTNYWFSNLPAALQDGVLDAAKLRRLTPGKMLFRRGDPPCGLYAVVEGAVRVGNDQEHIKLTVPSSTDLPFWFGEVSLFDGLPRTQDVFSHAHSIVLHIPQTDLERILGNNPAYRRQFASLLEEKLRVTGAQLEQHGQLTTVARVAFFLLLISQGYGPINGSPWFMRLPSTQLARWLTLSKPTLVSVLNDLQQRGVVKLSPDEIEIMDFNKLRAAAS
- a CDS encoding response regulator, which translates into the protein MRLLLVENDANTANHLAKGLGESGFVVDVALNGLSGRHFVEEQTYDLVILDVMLPGLNGWQLLQLIRQRGTTPVLFLTARDAIEDRLRGLELGADDYLLKPFTFEELLVRVRTLLRRGPTGTADSYAIADLEIDVQRQRVSRGGQRISLSDQEFELLQLLASRQGDVISRSLIASQVFNNDSQKVEIAIHRLRSKIDERYLPKLIHTIGNVGYQLAVLNN